Part of the Thermostichus vulcanus str. 'Rupite' genome is shown below.
ATGTGCGCGGGGGCCGGCAGCCGACAGGGTTGGATGCCGTGCAGTGGGCCAAAACCATGGCCGAGCGGGGGGCTGGAGAAATTTTACTCACCAGCATGGATGCGGATGGCACCCAAGCGGGCTATGACCTAAACTTGACCCGTCAGGTGGCTGATGCTGTTTCGGTGCCGGTGATTGCTTCCGGCGGAGCCGGTGAGTGTTCCCATATTCGCCAAGCTCTACAGGAAGGGGGAGCAGAGGCGGCGCTTTTGGCTTCTGTGTTGCACTATGGTCAATTGACAATCCCCCAAATTAAGGCGGACTTGGCTGCGCATGGGCTGTTGGTACGCAATTAACTTCAAACTTGTCAGCAAAACTTGCGAGGACTGTGCCAATGTTCAATAACCTTGAAGAGAGCGAGTTGGCGGATTGGTTACCTCGCATTGCCTGCTTGTCGGAAGCCGCAGGCCGGGCCATCCTGCAGATCTTCCAGCAGGAACAGGTCCAGGTGAGTGCCAAAGCCGATCAATCCCCCCTCACGGAAGCGGATTTAGCCTCTCACCATCTGATTTTGCGGGGCTTGCAAGACCTGACCCCAGAAATCCCTGTGCTGTCGGAAGAATCCAGTGGGATCCCCTACGCCGAGCGGCAACATTGGCGGCGGTTCTGGCTGGTGGATCCCCTAGATGGCACCAAGGAGTTCATTAAGCGCAATGGTCAGTTCACGGTTAATATCGCCCTTGTGGAGGAAGGGATCCCGGTTTTGGGGGTGGTGCATGCGCCGGTTTTGGCACTCACCTACACGGCTGCTCAAAAGCTAGGTGCCTACAAAGGCGAGACCCGAATTCGCACCCGCACTTACTCGGAAGGATCCCTTAAGGTGGTGGCCAGCCGTTCCCATGCCAATCCTGAAACCGAACAATTCTTAAGCCGGCTGCAAACCCGTTACGGCCCACTAGAAGTCAGCTCCCTCGGTAGCTCCCTCAAATTTTGCCTGGTGGCGGAGGGATCCGCCCACCTCTATCCCCGCCTTGGCCCCACCATGGAATGGGATACGGCTGCGGCTCAATGTGTGGTGGAACAGGCCGGTGGAAGTGTGACCACCCTAGGCAGGGATCCCTTGCGGTATAACAAACCTGATTTACACAATCCACCCTTTGTGGTGGCGGCTCAGGATGCAGCTTGGTTGTGGCAAGACCTGATCGAGTGAAGGATCACTGCGAATAGATGGTGTCCAGATTTTGATTTCGAAGACGGGCACTACATTCCCATCTCAGCTGGGTTAAACCCATCCGGAAATTTGGTGTATTCGTCGTAAAGGGCACCCCGGAAGTGGGTATTGGTGATGGTGGCCCCGCGTAAGTCCGCCCCAATTCGCAAATCTGCCCGGTTCAGCTCGGCCTCTGTCAAATCAGATCTGAGCAACTTGGCCCGATAGAGATTGGCTCCGCGAAGGTCTGCTTTGACCAGCTTGGCCCCGATCAGGTTTACCCGCCGCAACTTTGCCCCACGCAGATCGGCCCCCGTGAGATCCGCCCCTGACAGATCCGACTCCCGCAAGTCTGCCCCGCTTAAGTTCGCATCCCGGAGGATGATGCCCTTCAAGTTCACTCCGCTCAACTGCGCCCCACTGAGATTGGATCCCGAGAAATCCCGCTGGCCAGAGGCATAAGCCTGCAACAGTTGCTTGGCGTTTAGGAGGGGCTTGATACTCGCTGTCGTCATCGCTGTTTGTTCTCTCGCAAAACCATAGTTAGGCTACCTCAAACCAACCGGGCCTCAACCCTATCAGAGGCAGGTCAAAGTCCTTGTTGGTTAGCTTACCACCCCGTGTCCCCTAGACATCATCAAAACGGGATCCCGCTCAGAAGGAGGGGGGATCCTCAGGGACTCGGAAAGGCATAACCTCCTAGCGGTTCAGAGCTGGTCGATCTCTTTGCGCAGGTTTTCCAATTCCAGATCGACTTCATCACCAGCGGGTTTTTGGGCTGGGGTTTTCAGATCTCCAGAGGGCAATTGGCCCTGCATCGAGGCTTTGAGCATCAGCAGTTCGTGATCCACATCGGATCCGCCTGCCTCCAAAGCCGCAAATTGGTTTTCGAGATTATCCACCGCTAGCTCTGCCACCGCCGCAGATTGGGCCTCTAGAGTGTTTACCTTCTCTTCCATCCGTTCAAAAGCTGAGAAGGCATTGGTAGTGTTCACCCGCCCGATGACCTCGTTGATTTGCTGGGAAGCTTTGGCGGAGCGAGCGCGGGCAATGAGCATATCCTTTTTGGTCTTGGCTTCGGAGATTTTGCTCTCCAGCTTGGTCATGTTGGTTTTCAGAATCTCCACCTGCTTGGTCTGCTCATCCAACTGCCGCTTCATGCTCTGGGCGGTTTCGGAGAAGGTTTTTTTACGCACCAAGGCTTCGCGGGCTAGGGCTTCGTTGTTGTTACGTAGGGCCAGCTCCGCACGGCTTTGCCACTCGTTGACGCTTTGCACCGCTTGTTCGTACTGCCGTTCCATCCGCTTTTGGCTGGCAATGGCCTGGGCAACCGCTTGCCGCATCTGGAAGTGATCCTCAGACATATCCTGGATGGTTTGGTTCAGGATTTTCTCTGGATCTTCGGCGCTACTGACCAACGCATTGATGTTGGATCTGATGATTCGGCTTACCCGATCGAACAATCCCATCTGATCTCTCTCCCTAGCGGTCTGACCTAATGCTACCCTTGCCGTTCTGACGTTTTCCAGTGTCTCTACTCCAGTATAGGGATCCCTAGCCGGGATCCAAGGGTATTGACCGATCACCTGAACGGGGATCTCTCCGAGCCTGGGAATGGGTGGGCTCCTCCGTCCAAGAGGAGGGCAGGCTAGAGATGTCGAAATTGGGGGGCTTGTGCGATCCTGTAGCTGGGCTTAGGCCTGTTGCCCCTCCTTTTCAATTCTTCATGACTGCCATCGATTCCTCCCGCCTGCTTCAGCCGAGAACCGCCTCCGTTCACCGTCGCACCGGCGAAACCGACGTTCAGATCCAGCTCAATTTGGATGGCCAGGGTTACCACGACATCGATACCGGGATCCCTTTTTTGGATCACATGCTGGCGCAACTGAGCACCCATGGGTTGATCGATCTGCACATCAAAGCGATGGGGGATCTGCACATCGACGACCACCACACCAATGAAGATGTCGGCATTACCCTGGGGCAAGCCCTAGCACAAGCCTTGCAGGATCGGCGGGGCATTCATCGCTTCGGTCATTTTTGGGCACCTTTGGATGAAGCGCTGGTGCAGGTGGTGATGGATTTCTCGGGCCGACCCCATCTCAGCTACGGGCTGGAGTTGCCCACCGAGCGCATTGGCCGCTACGAAACCCAGTTGGTGCGAGAGTTTTATCAGGCAGTCGTAAACCATGCTCAGCTCACCCTTCACATTCGTCAGGCTGCCGGAATCAATGCCCACCACATTGTTGAAGCCAGTTTTAAGGCGTTTGCCCGCGCCCTGCGCACGGCGGTAGAACGGGATCCGCGCCGCCAAGAAGGGATCCCGAGTTCGAAGGGGGTACTGTAGCCATGAATTGGCCACGGGGGCTATTGGCCTTGGGCCTAGGATTGGGAACCGTTTTCTCCGGGCTGAGTCAGGTGTGGGGCGCAGAGCGCTTGGCGGTGTTTTTGCCCCCCCTGATCGAGGTCTCCTTGCCCGTGGAAGATTTGGCCCAATTTGCGGAAACTGGCACTGTCAGTCGGCGATTGGATTTTTATCTGCGGCGGCTAAATCCTGAACAACAGGCTGCTTTGGCGGACTTGCTGACACGGGACTTTAACCTCAACCCAGTCACGGTGAGCCAGTTTACCTACTCCTCAATTGGGGAAGATTTGCTGCGGCGATTAACGCTGGTGTTGCACTCTGCGGGGGAGGGAGAGGCGGAATTCTATGCCTTGCGGGCGGCCTTGATCCGGGCGGCTGGGGATCCGGGCGGGTTCACCTTGGTCAACATTTTGCGCCACTATCCGCTGGAGAAGCTGCGGATCGATTTGGACATGAGCATTCGCGTGGTGCGGGAGGCCAGCCAACTGTTTCGACAACGGGATCTGGTGATCGCAGGGCTGCGACAGGAAGCCACCCAAGAAGCTCAGTCATCCTCTTTGGCTTTTTCCAACTCGGTATCCCAAAACTTGGCTCAGCCCAGACTTGACCCCGAGGCAGTGGGAGCCTTTGAGTGGCAGATGGAGAGCTTCCAGTTTGATCATCCCTGGCGCGATACGCCTGTGCCGGTGGATGTTTATTTACCGGAGAGAATGGGGCGGATCCCGTTGGTGGTGGTCTCCCACGGCATTGCTTCTGATCGCAATACCTTTGCCTATTTGGCCCGTCATTGGGCCTCCCGGGGTATCGGGGTGGCGGTATTGGAGCATCCCGGCACCAGTGTGGAGCGCGTGCGCAACTTTTTGTCGGGGTTTGGCTCTTTGCCCGGCCCCTATGAGTGGGTGGCACGGCCTGAAGATATTTCTTCTCTATTGGATGAGCTGGAGCTAAAGGCCCAACAGGATCCCAGCCGCTGGGGCAGGCTGGATTTGCAGTCGGTAGGGCTGTTTGGCCAATCTTTGGGGGGGTATACGGTGTTGGCGACAGCGGGAGCCAGTCTGAATCCGACCCGCTTGCAAGAGGACTGCCAAACTTCAAATTCTTTGGGCCTGACCTTGAATGCCTCTTTGCTGCTGCAATGTCGGGCGAACGAGGTGTTTCAGGATCCCGCCCTGGCGGCACAGGCGGAGCAATTGGTGGATGAACGCATCCAAGCGGTGTTTGCGCTTAACCCCCTCACCAGCACGGTGTTTGGCCCGGAAGGGTTGGGCCAAGTGGGGATCCCGGTAATGATCATGGCCGGTAGCGAAGATTACTTCGCCCCTTCTTTACCAGAGCAGATCGAGCCCTTTACTTGGTTGGGATCCCAGCAGCGGTATCTGGTGATGGTGGAGGGATCCACTCATTTCACCTTCTTGGGTGGGGGAGGGCAGGGGGCGTTTCCGGTGCCTCAGGAATTGATCGGGCCGGATCCCCAAGCTGCTCGACCTTTGCTCAAGGGCTTGACGACCGCTTTCTTTAGAACTTACTTGCAGGCAGAAGCAGACTCAGAAGACTATGCGGCTTATCTGAACTCGTCCTACGCCGAGGCTCTCACCCCCGACCCATTGCGCACCACCCTGATTCGAGAGCTAACGGAAGAACAGATCCAACTGGCCCTGAACCCGTGAGAAGTTTTTTGAGTAATGTTTTGAGCGATGTCGTGAATGGATCCCGATTGGATGTTTAGAAGGAGCATTGGCTCTGCCTGCTTGAGTCTCTCTGGTTTCACGTTTCACAGGGAAGAAGCGGACCCTTAGTGACCCGGAATCTGCGCCCCGTATCCTGGAGTACTCTAGGTAACCTTTTGTGACCCGGAGCCTGGGTCGCTCTGTTTGCCACTTCTATACCTCTGCAACTGTTCCTCAGCCCAATGGGCATGCTGCTCAGCCAGTCCTGCTGGAGTCAGGATTTGAACATTGCCCATGAACCGGTTCACCCAACGCAAGAATTCCCCATGAGAGCGGGGAGGAAGCCTGACCTGATAGTCTACGTACTGACTATGCCCAGATGAGGTCAAGATCTTTTGGCTGGGATGACGGTAGCCGCCCTCATGGATGAACGCGATAGTGTTGCCGTAAAAACGGACAGTGATCTCAGTAAGGGGAAGTTGGCCGCGGAGCTCTTGGCGTTGTTCTTCAGGTTCACCCAGGAAAAGACCCCATCCGTTTTCTAGAAGCTCATGAACTTGTTGAAGACGTTGAAGTTGTTGAGAGCGGCTGCGGGTCGGGAGAGAGAGAACCTGGCACTGATCATCGAAGCGATCCAAGCGACCTATCACCAAATGCTGGGTATCACATTGCTCATAGGCTAGGTACCAGGCGATGT
Proteins encoded:
- the hisB gene encoding imidazoleglycerol-phosphate dehydratase HisB; the encoded protein is MTAIDSSRLLQPRTASVHRRTGETDVQIQLNLDGQGYHDIDTGIPFLDHMLAQLSTHGLIDLHIKAMGDLHIDDHHTNEDVGITLGQALAQALQDRRGIHRFGHFWAPLDEALVQVVMDFSGRPHLSYGLELPTERIGRYETQLVREFYQAVVNHAQLTLHIRQAAGINAHHIVEASFKAFARALRTAVERDPRRQEGIPSSKGVL
- the cysQ gene encoding 3'(2'),5'-bisphosphate nucleotidase CysQ, translated to MFNNLEESELADWLPRIACLSEAAGRAILQIFQQEQVQVSAKADQSPLTEADLASHHLILRGLQDLTPEIPVLSEESSGIPYAERQHWRRFWLVDPLDGTKEFIKRNGQFTVNIALVEEGIPVLGVVHAPVLALTYTAAQKLGAYKGETRIRTRTYSEGSLKVVASRSHANPETEQFLSRLQTRYGPLEVSSLGSSLKFCLVAEGSAHLYPRLGPTMEWDTAAAQCVVEQAGGSVTTLGRDPLRYNKPDLHNPPFVVAAQDAAWLWQDLIE
- a CDS encoding alpha/beta hydrolase, encoding MNWPRGLLALGLGLGTVFSGLSQVWGAERLAVFLPPLIEVSLPVEDLAQFAETGTVSRRLDFYLRRLNPEQQAALADLLTRDFNLNPVTVSQFTYSSIGEDLLRRLTLVLHSAGEGEAEFYALRAALIRAAGDPGGFTLVNILRHYPLEKLRIDLDMSIRVVREASQLFRQRDLVIAGLRQEATQEAQSSSLAFSNSVSQNLAQPRLDPEAVGAFEWQMESFQFDHPWRDTPVPVDVYLPERMGRIPLVVVSHGIASDRNTFAYLARHWASRGIGVAVLEHPGTSVERVRNFLSGFGSLPGPYEWVARPEDISSLLDELELKAQQDPSRWGRLDLQSVGLFGQSLGGYTVLATAGASLNPTRLQEDCQTSNSLGLTLNASLLLQCRANEVFQDPALAAQAEQLVDERIQAVFALNPLTSTVFGPEGLGQVGIPVMIMAGSEDYFAPSLPEQIEPFTWLGSQQRYLVMVEGSTHFTFLGGGGQGAFPVPQELIGPDPQAARPLLKGLTTAFFRTYLQAEADSEDYAAYLNSSYAEALTPDPLRTTLIRELTEEQIQLALNP
- a CDS encoding pentapeptide repeat-containing protein, which encodes MTTASIKPLLNAKQLLQAYASGQRDFSGSNLSGAQLSGVNLKGIILRDANLSGADLRESDLSGADLTGADLRGAKLRRVNLIGAKLVKADLRGANLYRAKLLRSDLTEAELNRADLRIGADLRGATITNTHFRGALYDEYTKFPDGFNPAEMGM
- a CDS encoding PspA/IM30 family protein gives rise to the protein MGLFDRVSRIIRSNINALVSSAEDPEKILNQTIQDMSEDHFQMRQAVAQAIASQKRMERQYEQAVQSVNEWQSRAELALRNNNEALAREALVRKKTFSETAQSMKRQLDEQTKQVEILKTNMTKLESKISEAKTKKDMLIARARSAKASQQINEVIGRVNTTNAFSAFERMEEKVNTLEAQSAAVAELAVDNLENQFAALEAGGSDVDHELLMLKASMQGQLPSGDLKTPAQKPAGDEVDLELENLRKEIDQL